One genomic segment of Methylocystis sp. SC2 includes these proteins:
- a CDS encoding polyhydroxyalkanoic acid system family protein — translation MSNAITVTVPHDLGVETAKARVSEQLARMQREYVDKVAHSEVTWAGDVGTVRVTALGQTATAQITVLKDLLRIDVQLPWVLAAISGKLQQVISRNAGDALRIGHAPQNDSSAGRKTP, via the coding sequence ATGTCCAACGCCATCACCGTCACAGTGCCGCATGATCTCGGCGTCGAAACGGCGAAAGCCCGAGTCTCCGAACAGCTGGCAAGGATGCAGCGCGAATATGTGGACAAGGTCGCGCATTCCGAAGTCACCTGGGCCGGCGATGTCGGAACGGTTCGCGTGACGGCGCTAGGCCAGACGGCGACGGCGCAGATCACGGTGCTGAAAGATTTGCTGCGCATCGACGTTCAGCTGCCCTGGGTGTTGGCGGCCATTTCAGGCAAGCTGCAGCAAGTCATCTCGCGCAACGCCGGCGACGCCTTGCGCATCGGCCACGCGCCGCAAAACGACTCTAGCGCCGGGCGTAAAACACCGTAA
- a CDS encoding trans-aconitate 2-methyltransferase, which produces MTESNLDALRAAFENAVPGYDALRRKLIPHFDAFYGTALDLLEEAVGAGECRCVDLGVGTGLLSEMILERLPGAQVEGVDLAPKMLDAARERLASYGARLRLSLADYATAPLIGPLDAVVSALSIHHLDHEAKRRLFRRIHDALRPGGVFINADQSLGATREIEDAYQRRWEADVRASGIAADDFAAARKRAELDRSATFADQIAWLEDAGFRDADIGWKRHRFTVFYARR; this is translated from the coding sequence ATGACCGAATCGAATCTCGACGCGCTGCGCGCCGCTTTCGAAAACGCCGTTCCCGGCTATGACGCGCTGCGACGCAAACTCATTCCGCACTTCGACGCCTTCTACGGGACCGCGCTCGACCTTCTCGAAGAGGCCGTGGGCGCGGGAGAATGTCGATGCGTCGACCTTGGCGTCGGCACCGGTCTCTTATCGGAAATGATTCTCGAGCGGCTTCCCGGCGCGCAGGTCGAAGGCGTCGATCTCGCGCCGAAAATGCTCGATGCGGCGCGCGAACGGCTCGCGAGTTACGGCGCGCGCCTGCGCCTGTCGCTCGCCGATTATGCAACCGCGCCGCTCATCGGGCCGCTCGACGCCGTCGTCTCGGCGCTCTCCATCCACCATCTCGATCACGAGGCGAAACGCCGCCTCTTCCGGCGGATTCATGACGCGCTGCGACCCGGCGGCGTCTTCATCAACGCCGACCAATCGCTCGGCGCGACGCGCGAGATCGAGGACGCCTATCAGCGCCGCTGGGAAGCGGATGTCCGAGCTTCGGGAATCGCCGCCGATGATTTCGCGGCGGCGAGAAAGCGCGCGGAGCTCGACCGCAGCGCGACCTTCGCCGATCAGATCGCCTGGCTCGAAGACGCGGGATTCCGCGACGCCGACATCGGCTGGAAGCGCCATCGCTTTACGGTGTTTTACGCCCGGCGCTAG
- a CDS encoding prephenate/arogenate dehydrogenase family protein, producing MADPACERLALIGVGLIGSSIARAAREFGAARHIAVMDSSPQVVGRAGELRLADVATQDYAQAVGGADLVIVCTPVGACGDVAQRLAPHLERGAVLSDVGSVKGAVVAQMTPHLAEPARFIPAHPIAGTEFSGPDAGFATLFQNRWCILTPPENADAAAVEMLTKFWLGLGANVETMSVAHHDAVLALTSHLPHLIAYNIVGTADDFGDETRSEVIKFSASGFRDFTRIAASDPIMWRDIFLANKDAVLQMLGRFNEDLSALQRMIRRNDGQGLLEFFSRTRDIRRSIVEQGQDTAAPDFGRRAEGR from the coding sequence ATGGCTGATCCTGCGTGCGAACGCCTGGCGCTGATCGGCGTCGGGCTCATCGGCTCGTCGATCGCGCGCGCGGCGCGCGAATTCGGCGCGGCGCGGCATATCGCCGTGATGGATTCATCGCCGCAGGTCGTCGGCCGCGCCGGCGAACTCCGCCTCGCGGACGTCGCGACGCAAGATTATGCGCAGGCGGTTGGCGGAGCCGATCTCGTCATCGTGTGCACGCCTGTCGGGGCTTGCGGCGACGTCGCACAAAGGCTCGCGCCGCATCTTGAAAGAGGCGCCGTTCTTTCCGACGTCGGCTCGGTGAAAGGCGCCGTCGTCGCGCAGATGACGCCGCATCTTGCCGAACCGGCGCGTTTCATTCCCGCCCATCCGATCGCCGGCACGGAGTTCTCCGGACCGGACGCAGGATTCGCCACGCTGTTTCAGAACCGCTGGTGCATTCTCACGCCGCCGGAAAACGCCGACGCCGCAGCCGTGGAAATGCTGACGAAATTTTGGTTGGGCTTGGGGGCCAACGTCGAGACGATGAGCGTCGCGCATCATGACGCCGTGCTCGCGCTCACGAGCCATTTGCCGCATCTCATCGCTTATAACATCGTCGGCACGGCGGATGATTTCGGCGACGAGACCCGTTCCGAGGTCATCAAATTCTCGGCGTCCGGCTTTCGCGATTTCACGCGCATCGCCGCGTCGGATCCCATCATGTGGCGAGACATCTTCCTCGCCAATAAGGACGCCGTCCTGCAGATGCTCGGACGCTTCAACGAGGATCTCAGCGCGCTGCAGCGGATGATCAGGCGCAATGACGGGCAGGGGCTGCTGGAATTTTTCTCGCGCACCCGCGACATCCGCCGCTCGATTGTCGAGCAAGGTCAGGACACGGCTGCGCCCGACTTCGGAAGGCGGGCGGAAGGGCGGTGA
- the hisC gene encoding histidinol-phosphate transaminase, whose translation MTKPSPRSTVLAIDAYVPGRSAAPGAARVFKLSANETPLGPSPRAIEALRGMADHIALYPEGSSRALREAIGARYALNPDRIIAGAGSDNLLELLALAYIGPGDEGVYSQHGFLEYKIVTLAAGGTPVVAPETNYTAEVDALLACVSERTKIVFLANPNNPTGTFLPANEVSRLARSLPAHVLLVLDAAYAEYVLREDYEAGVALVDAHENVVMTRTFSKIYGLAGLRVGWAYGPAHVIDALNRIRSPFNVSSAGSAAAIAALSDRAHLDAAIAHNDRWLPWLSREISALGLDVLPSVANFVAIRFPDAPGLTAIDADRFLMSRGLVLRAIGAYGMGEFLRLTVGAQEANERVVEALAEFMQGAGAPQDAQADVHG comes from the coding sequence ATGACCAAGCCCAGCCCCCGTTCAACCGTTCTCGCGATCGACGCTTACGTGCCCGGCAGGAGCGCCGCGCCGGGCGCTGCGCGCGTGTTCAAATTGTCGGCCAATGAGACGCCGCTCGGGCCATCTCCGCGCGCGATAGAGGCCCTGCGCGGAATGGCGGACCATATTGCGCTTTATCCCGAAGGCTCGTCGCGCGCCCTGCGCGAGGCGATCGGCGCGCGTTACGCGCTGAACCCGGACCGGATCATCGCCGGCGCCGGCTCGGACAATCTTCTGGAGCTGCTTGCGCTCGCCTACATCGGGCCCGGAGACGAGGGCGTCTACAGCCAGCATGGGTTCCTTGAATACAAGATCGTCACGCTCGCCGCGGGGGGAACGCCCGTCGTCGCTCCCGAGACGAACTACACGGCGGAAGTTGATGCGCTGCTCGCCTGTGTGAGCGAGAGAACGAAGATCGTTTTTCTCGCCAATCCGAACAATCCGACCGGCACTTTCCTGCCCGCGAATGAAGTCTCGCGGCTGGCGCGTTCGCTGCCCGCGCATGTGCTGCTCGTGCTCGACGCCGCCTATGCCGAATATGTCCTACGCGAGGATTACGAGGCGGGCGTCGCGCTGGTGGATGCGCATGAAAATGTCGTGATGACCCGCACCTTCTCGAAAATCTACGGCCTTGCGGGGCTGCGCGTCGGCTGGGCCTACGGGCCCGCGCATGTGATCGACGCGCTGAATCGAATCCGCTCGCCGTTCAATGTCTCGAGCGCGGGTTCAGCAGCGGCGATCGCCGCCCTGTCGGATCGCGCCCATCTCGACGCGGCGATCGCCCATAACGACCGCTGGCTGCCGTGGCTCTCGCGAGAAATTTCCGCGCTCGGTCTCGACGTTCTGCCGAGCGTCGCCAATTTCGTCGCCATACGTTTTCCCGACGCGCCGGGATTGACGGCTATCGACGCCGACCGCTTCCTCATGTCGCGCGGCCTGGTGCTGCGCGCCATCGGCGCCTATGGCATGGGGGAGTTCCTGCGGCTCACCGTCGGCGCGCAGGAGGCGAATGAGCGCGTCGTCGAAGCGCTTGCCGAATTCATGCAGGGCGCCGGGGCGCCGCAAGACGCGCAAGCAGACGTTCATGGCTGA
- a CDS encoding type II toxin-antitoxin system VapC family toxin: MKFLLDTNVISELRKGTRAHPNVVAWAQSIDPRDLATSVLVLAEIRRGVELKRLKDPAQAERLDAWFARMRDKLEDRVLPVDEAVADCWARLNIPNPLPFVDGLMAATALARGLVLVTRNIRDVAVTGAQVLDPFAGPGEA; encoded by the coding sequence ATGAAATTTCTGCTCGACACGAACGTCATCTCGGAACTGCGGAAAGGAACGCGCGCGCATCCCAACGTCGTCGCCTGGGCGCAGTCCATCGACCCGCGCGATCTTGCAACGAGCGTCCTCGTGCTCGCCGAGATTCGCCGTGGCGTCGAGTTGAAGCGACTGAAAGACCCGGCGCAGGCGGAGAGGCTCGACGCGTGGTTCGCACGCATGCGCGATAAATTGGAAGACCGCGTCCTTCCGGTCGACGAAGCCGTCGCTGATTGCTGGGCGCGGCTGAACATTCCCAATCCCCTGCCCTTCGTCGACGGCCTGATGGCGGCGACGGCTCTGGCGCGCGGACTCGTTCTCGTGACGCGCAATATACGCGACGTCGCGGTCACGGGCGCACAGGTCCTGGATCCTTTCGCCGGTCCAGGCGAGGCCTAG
- a CDS encoding chorismate mutase yields the protein MQNAPLLMPAADTLAELRDEIDRIDRDMHRLLMERGEIIDRLIAVKRAQGVGCAFRPDREAQMMRALVERHQGLLPLDAVEGVWRVIVSTFTYVQANYSVHADDSGGDAQMRDSARFHFGFTVPYVAHHGAGAVIDAVAASTGDLGILRATGGLSDGAWWMRLVGEGAPKIIARLPFVERPNHPAGLPMFVVARLPAEAMAHGVTLYAVGLARWTHALPAAFQTLKGEILASAPHPEGLALLVAAAGDADAQSFAKALAEAGVEGARVDVIGSHAMRFQLNDARSGVFAP from the coding sequence ATGCAGAATGCGCCTTTGCTCATGCCCGCCGCGGACACGCTTGCCGAATTGCGCGACGAGATCGATCGGATCGATCGCGACATGCATCGGCTGTTGATGGAGCGCGGCGAGATCATCGACCGGCTGATCGCCGTGAAGCGCGCGCAGGGCGTCGGCTGCGCCTTCAGGCCCGATCGCGAGGCGCAGATGATGCGCGCGCTGGTCGAGCGTCATCAGGGGCTCCTGCCGCTCGACGCCGTCGAAGGCGTTTGGCGCGTCATCGTCTCGACCTTCACCTATGTGCAGGCGAATTATTCGGTGCATGCCGATGATTCCGGCGGCGACGCGCAGATGCGCGATTCGGCGCGCTTCCACTTCGGCTTCACCGTTCCCTATGTCGCGCATCACGGCGCCGGCGCGGTGATCGACGCGGTCGCCGCGTCGACCGGCGATCTGGGGATCTTGCGCGCGACCGGCGGGCTGTCGGATGGCGCCTGGTGGATGCGCCTCGTTGGCGAAGGCGCCCCCAAGATCATCGCGCGCCTGCCTTTCGTCGAGCGGCCCAATCATCCCGCGGGTCTGCCGATGTTCGTCGTCGCGCGGCTCCCGGCCGAGGCCATGGCGCATGGCGTGACGCTTTATGCGGTCGGCCTCGCGCGCTGGACGCATGCGCTGCCCGCCGCTTTCCAGACGCTCAAAGGCGAAATCCTCGCGAGCGCGCCCCATCCGGAAGGGCTCGCGCTGCTTGTCGCCGCCGCCGGCGACGCCGACGCCCAGTCCTTCGCCAAAGCATTGGCCGAGGCGGGGGTGGAGGGCGCGCGCGTCGACGTGATCGGCAGCCATGCGATGCGCTTCCAGCTTAACGACGCGCGCAGCGGCGTCTTCGCGCCCTAA
- a CDS encoding CopG family ribbon-helix-helix protein: MQSPAAKIKRTKRETSETFTVRVGPEIKKRLASLAASTGRRRSFLTAEAIAECVDANEWQVAGIRQALGSLDRGGGVEHEDVRHWIESWETPDETRRP; the protein is encoded by the coding sequence ATGCAATCACCGGCTGCAAAGATCAAGCGCACAAAGCGCGAAACATCCGAGACCTTCACCGTGCGGGTCGGTCCCGAGATCAAGAAACGGCTCGCCAGCCTCGCGGCGAGCACGGGCCGCCGCCGCTCCTTTCTCACGGCCGAGGCCATCGCCGAATGTGTCGACGCCAACGAGTGGCAAGTCGCCGGAATTCGCCAAGCCCTGGGCTCTCTCGATCGCGGCGGCGGCGTTGAACATGAAGACGTGCGCCATTGGATCGAGAGCTGGGAAACGCCTGACGAAACGCGTCGACCTTGA
- a CDS encoding type II toxin-antitoxin system RelE/ParE family toxin, whose product MKTCAIGSRAGKRLTKRVDLEDNLGAEAIDDLAALRAQISRDNPAAARRVALHLLEMIGTPLAENPPIGRPGRVPGTREFVIDKTPYIVPYRVKETRFRYCASIMGRVAGRSRCEVSLRLPKGGGSSV is encoded by the coding sequence ATGAAGACGTGCGCCATTGGATCGAGAGCTGGGAAACGCCTGACGAAACGCGTCGACCTTGAAGATAATCTGGGCGCCGAGGCGATCGACGATCTCGCCGCCCTACGCGCACAAATTTCACGGGACAATCCCGCGGCTGCGCGACGCGTCGCCCTTCACCTTCTCGAAATGATCGGGACGCCTCTTGCGGAGAATCCGCCTATCGGCCGCCCCGGCCGCGTGCCTGGAACGCGCGAATTCGTCATCGACAAGACGCCTTACATCGTTCCTTATCGCGTCAAGGAAACGCGCTTCAGATATTGCGCATCTATCATGGGGCGCGTCGCTGGCCGGAGTCGCTGTGAGGTCAGCCTGCGCCTTCCAAAAGGCGGTGGGTCATCGGTTTGA
- a CDS encoding DUF262 domain-containing protein has translation MLKDEIDAAKRAVNTDTVQITIGEVSNMYTSSELNILPDFQRLFRWTNERKSSFVESILIGIPIPPVFVYEKEDGTWELIDGLQRISTLLEFMGVLRDVDSGEILRSRLQKTKYLRSLQGMVWEQKAEGEIQIDKALQLFFRRARLDFQILKHPSDPKTKFDLFQRLNRGGAYANEQEVRTCSMVLANAEFTQAIRQVAQRNDVAGIFQITSEQKAVQRDVEYIVRMIVHTFVDYDRSLDVQEFLDAAIVEILTDRDCDEVMQTITWTLETLHRILGDRALMPPQGAEEGIARRFSLRALEAIAVGVARNKAAIVVHANPDQFVKDRIEGFWRERQVAEMSASGLRGTVRLQRTIPFGAQWFNPNA, from the coding sequence ATGCTCAAAGACGAAATCGATGCAGCAAAGCGCGCGGTGAATACAGACACCGTTCAGATCACCATCGGAGAAGTGAGCAACATGTACACTTCCAGTGAACTGAATATTTTGCCTGACTTTCAAAGACTGTTCCGGTGGACAAACGAACGCAAGTCCAGTTTTGTCGAATCCATATTAATAGGCATACCCATCCCTCCGGTATTTGTTTACGAAAAAGAGGATGGCACTTGGGAGCTGATCGATGGGCTTCAGCGGATCTCCACGTTGCTAGAGTTCATGGGAGTTTTGAGGGATGTCGACTCTGGCGAAATTCTTCGATCCCGGCTTCAAAAGACTAAGTATCTGAGGTCACTCCAAGGCATGGTTTGGGAGCAGAAGGCAGAAGGCGAGATACAGATCGACAAGGCCCTCCAGCTGTTCTTCCGCAGAGCGCGACTGGATTTCCAGATACTCAAGCACCCCAGCGACCCAAAGACCAAGTTCGATCTTTTCCAGCGCCTCAATCGGGGCGGAGCGTACGCAAACGAGCAGGAAGTGAGGACCTGCTCGATGGTCTTGGCGAATGCCGAGTTCACTCAGGCCATCCGTCAAGTCGCCCAGCGGAACGACGTGGCTGGCATCTTTCAGATCACCTCCGAACAGAAGGCGGTTCAGCGGGACGTCGAGTACATTGTGCGAATGATTGTACATACGTTCGTCGACTATGACCGCAGCTTGGACGTGCAGGAGTTTCTTGACGCCGCAATAGTTGAAATCCTGACGGATAGAGATTGCGACGAAGTGATGCAAACAATCACTTGGACCCTAGAAACTCTTCATAGGATTCTTGGCGACAGAGCTTTGATGCCCCCGCAAGGCGCTGAGGAGGGCATTGCTAGGCGGTTCTCGCTGCGAGCGCTCGAGGCAATCGCAGTGGGGGTCGCGAGAAATAAGGCTGCGATAGTGGTTCACGCGAACCCTGACCAGTTTGTAAAGGACAGGATCGAAGGCTTCTGGCGGGAGCGCCAGGTCGCCGAGATGAGTGCATCCGGGCTCCGAGGGACCGTCAGATTGCAGCGGACAATTCCGTTCGGGGCGCAGTGGTTCAATCCCAATGCCTAA
- a CDS encoding MAE_28990/MAE_18760 family HEPN-like nuclease, translated as MPKPDEFFDEIDTARVRRAKELSEIKRSFGQLVTNDVYGVASKAVVVLAYANWEGFYNECARAYIRFLTQKGGKVRDRDWMLLVGAFDTDFESLRDRNHSLESRLSFVKNLQTRIDCGFDAVNGKIVEARSNLDFARLSGNYGLLNFDLSTMQKVRNRLDKELVGWRHAVAHGDSPNLTTMNVEAHINFASSLLILIADQFQYAMLERI; from the coding sequence ATGCCTAAACCGGACGAATTTTTTGACGAGATCGACACCGCCAGGGTGCGCCGCGCGAAGGAGCTGTCCGAGATCAAGAGATCATTCGGACAGCTGGTCACGAACGACGTCTACGGAGTTGCATCGAAGGCCGTGGTCGTTCTCGCTTACGCCAACTGGGAAGGCTTCTACAACGAATGCGCTCGCGCGTACATCAGGTTTCTTACCCAGAAAGGAGGAAAGGTACGCGACCGAGACTGGATGCTATTGGTCGGCGCGTTTGATACCGATTTCGAAAGCCTACGAGACCGAAACCATTCGCTTGAGTCCCGTCTATCCTTCGTGAAGAATCTGCAGACCCGCATCGACTGCGGGTTCGACGCAGTCAATGGGAAAATTGTCGAGGCTCGTTCAAATCTGGATTTTGCCAGGTTGTCGGGGAATTACGGCCTTCTCAATTTTGATCTGTCAACGATGCAGAAGGTCCGAAACCGACTGGACAAGGAACTGGTAGGTTGGCGGCACGCCGTGGCCCATGGGGACTCTCCGAACCTGACGACGATGAACGTCGAGGCTCACATCAATTTCGCATCTTCACTTCTGATACTGATTGCCGATCAATTCCAGTATGCGATGCTGGAAAGAATTTAG
- the recN gene encoding DNA repair protein RecN — MLVRLSIRDIVLIDALDLEFAPGLTTLTGETGAGKSILLDAFVLALGGRGDASLVRAGCEQGQVTAAFDTPANHPAHLAAREFGLASEDELVLRRVQAADGRTRAFVNDQPATAQALRAIGRELVEIHCQHDERALVDPNAHRALVDAHGGLIAQANDVRARYGAWQAARRALVEEEARIAKARADADYLRHAHAELSELAPQEGEEETLAERRLFMQRAEKVAADISDALSAFANDGSPAREIAQAARRLERRLTQAPQLLDAPARALTQAVDALGLAEEALERALAETKFDPAELERVEERLFALRGAARKHQVAVADLAKLEEKFADDLAALDASEARLLALERALADAKRNFDEAALALSLARRAAAKKLDALVDAELKPLRLEGAHFTTQVTSDVESAGPEGIDRVEFWVQTNPGSRPGPLTKVASGGELARFMLALKVVLADRGSAPTLVFDEIDTGVGGAVADAIGQRLARLAARAQVLAVTHAPQVAARAGQHLRISKGAPAKTGKDKRVATSVAVLAEGERREEIARMLSGAAITEEARAAAARLLEGAG, encoded by the coding sequence ATGCTGGTCCGTCTTTCCATTCGCGACATCGTGCTGATCGACGCGCTCGACCTGGAGTTCGCGCCGGGCCTGACGACGCTCACGGGAGAGACCGGGGCGGGTAAGTCGATCCTGCTCGACGCCTTCGTGCTGGCGCTCGGAGGGCGGGGCGACGCGTCGCTCGTGCGCGCCGGCTGCGAACAGGGCCAGGTGACGGCGGCGTTCGATACGCCGGCGAATCACCCCGCGCATCTCGCGGCGCGTGAATTCGGCCTCGCGAGCGAGGACGAGCTGGTGTTGCGCCGCGTGCAGGCGGCGGACGGCCGCACCCGAGCTTTTGTGAACGATCAGCCGGCGACGGCGCAGGCGCTGCGCGCCATTGGGCGCGAACTCGTCGAAATTCACTGTCAGCATGACGAACGCGCGCTGGTCGATCCGAATGCGCATCGCGCGCTCGTCGACGCGCATGGCGGCCTTATCGCGCAGGCGAATGACGTGCGCGCGCGCTATGGCGCGTGGCAGGCGGCGCGCCGCGCGCTTGTTGAAGAAGAAGCGCGCATCGCCAAGGCGCGCGCCGACGCCGACTATCTGCGCCATGCGCACGCCGAGCTTTCGGAACTCGCGCCGCAAGAGGGCGAGGAAGAGACGCTCGCCGAGCGTCGGCTCTTCATGCAGCGCGCCGAGAAGGTCGCCGCGGACATTTCCGACGCGCTCTCGGCTTTCGCGAATGACGGATCGCCGGCGCGGGAAATCGCTCAGGCGGCGCGGCGATTGGAGCGGCGTCTGACGCAGGCGCCGCAACTGCTGGACGCGCCGGCGCGCGCCTTGACGCAGGCTGTCGACGCCTTGGGTCTCGCCGAGGAAGCGCTGGAGCGCGCGCTCGCTGAGACGAAATTCGATCCGGCGGAATTGGAGCGCGTCGAGGAGCGGCTGTTCGCGCTGCGCGGCGCCGCGCGCAAGCATCAGGTCGCGGTCGCCGACCTTGCGAAGCTTGAAGAGAAATTCGCCGACGATCTTGCGGCGCTTGACGCAAGTGAAGCGCGGCTGCTCGCCCTTGAGCGCGCGCTCGCCGACGCGAAGCGGAATTTCGACGAAGCCGCCTTGGCGCTCTCGCTCGCGCGCCGCGCAGCGGCGAAGAAACTCGATGCGCTGGTCGACGCCGAGTTGAAGCCGTTGCGGTTGGAGGGCGCGCATTTCACGACGCAAGTGACGAGCGACGTCGAGTCCGCCGGGCCGGAAGGAATCGATCGCGTCGAATTCTGGGTGCAGACCAATCCGGGCTCGCGCCCGGGACCGTTGACGAAAGTCGCGTCGGGCGGCGAACTCGCGCGCTTCATGCTGGCGCTAAAGGTCGTGCTCGCCGATCGCGGCTCGGCGCCGACGCTCGTCTTCGACGAGATCGACACGGGGGTCGGCGGCGCCGTCGCCGACGCCATCGGTCAGAGGCTGGCGCGTCTCGCCGCGCGCGCGCAGGTGCTGGCCGTCACCCATGCGCCGCAGGTCGCCGCGCGCGCCGGCCAGCATCTGCGCATCAGCAAGGGCGCGCCGGCGAAGACCGGCAAGGACAAGCGCGTCGCGACCAGCGTCGCGGTGCTGGCCGAGGGCGAACGGCGCGAGGAGATCGCCCGCATGCTGTCGGGCGCCGCCATCACCGAGGAGGCGCGCGCCGCCGCGGCGCGGTTGTTGGAGGGGGCGGGGTAG
- a CDS encoding alpha/beta hydrolase has protein sequence MADLGIDDIRALLSAKPRPIGWPARRARIEEVGAAWPAAPDISFEPVSIDGMAAEWSCAPTSDPARALLFFHGGGYCSGSILSHRRMATEAGRAARARALAVAFRLAPEHPFPAAYDDALAAWRFLREQGFAARQIAVGGDSAGAGLTLALLMRLRDLEEALPACAWLVSPWTDLTLSGETLATKDGVDPLLHKAYLEELARAYVPAEVDRRDPRISPLFGELSGLPPLMIQVGSNETLLADSTRLAAAAGAADVSVTLEIWPRMIHAWPLWNARLEDGRRALAQAGAFMQARFLEDG, from the coding sequence ATGGCCGATCTTGGCATCGACGACATTCGCGCGCTGCTGAGCGCAAAACCGCGACCCATCGGCTGGCCGGCGCGGCGCGCCCGCATCGAGGAAGTCGGCGCCGCTTGGCCGGCGGCGCCCGACATTTCGTTTGAGCCGGTTTCGATCGACGGCATGGCCGCCGAATGGTCTTGCGCGCCAACCAGCGACCCCGCGCGGGCGCTGCTGTTCTTCCACGGCGGCGGCTATTGCTCCGGCTCGATCCTCAGCCACCGCCGGATGGCCACTGAAGCCGGACGCGCCGCGCGCGCCCGCGCGCTCGCCGTCGCCTTCAGATTGGCGCCCGAGCATCCTTTTCCCGCAGCCTATGACGACGCGCTCGCGGCTTGGCGGTTTCTTCGGGAACAGGGGTTCGCCGCGCGTCAGATCGCGGTCGGCGGCGACAGCGCCGGCGCCGGCCTGACGCTTGCCCTGCTGATGCGGCTGCGCGACCTCGAGGAGGCGCTCCCCGCCTGCGCCTGGCTCGTCTCGCCTTGGACCGACCTCACGCTCTCCGGCGAAACGCTGGCGACCAAGGACGGCGTCGATCCGCTGCTGCATAAGGCCTATCTCGAGGAGCTCGCGCGGGCCTATGTCCCGGCCGAGGTCGATCGCCGTGACCCGCGCATCTCGCCGCTTTTCGGCGAGCTGAGCGGCTTGCCGCCGCTCATGATCCAGGTGGGCTCGAACGAAACGCTGCTCGCCGATTCGACGCGACTCGCCGCGGCGGCCGGCGCCGCCGACGTCTCGGTCACGCTGGAGATTTGGCCGCGCATGATCCACGCGTGGCCCTTATGGAATGCAAGGCTGGAGGACGGCCGGCGCGCGCTTGCGCAAGCCGGCGCTTTTATGCAGGCGCGCTTTTTAGAAGACGGCTAG
- a CDS encoding outer membrane protein assembly factor BamD, with protein MSVFVRSFKVLALASALSIGAAPARADLMDSITSGFGLFGSGGTKYQTEITPDIPAEDFYNAGLARLKVKDYEGAAKKFGELEKQYPSSDWARKGLLMTTFAQYEHPKYDDAVQSAMRYIGLYPNSPDTPYVYYIAGMSFYNQVPDVMRDQQSAEKALEVFTQLVQKFPKSEYVNDAKYKIQVTRDQLAAKEMNVGRFYLLRKNYPAAINRFHDVLGKYQMTRHTEEALYRLTEAYLAMGVTNEAQTAAAILGHNYPDSQWYKDAHALLKTDGLEPHEYTDSWLSKIGKTLHAI; from the coding sequence ATGTCGGTTTTCGTTCGTTCATTCAAAGTGTTGGCTTTGGCGTCGGCCTTGTCGATAGGCGCAGCGCCGGCGCGCGCCGACCTCATGGACTCGATCACCAGCGGTTTTGGTCTCTTCGGCAGCGGCGGGACGAAATATCAGACGGAGATCACGCCCGACATTCCGGCCGAGGATTTCTATAACGCCGGTCTGGCGCGGCTGAAGGTCAAGGACTACGAGGGCGCGGCCAAGAAATTTGGCGAATTGGAAAAGCAATATCCCTCATCGGACTGGGCCCGCAAAGGCCTGCTGATGACGACCTTCGCTCAATACGAGCATCCCAAATATGACGACGCCGTGCAGTCGGCGATGCGTTACATCGGCCTTTATCCGAATTCCCCCGATACGCCCTATGTCTATTATATCGCGGGCATGTCCTTCTATAATCAGGTGCCCGACGTCATGCGCGATCAGCAGTCGGCGGAGAAGGCGCTGGAGGTTTTCACGCAGCTCGTCCAGAAATTCCCGAAGTCGGAATATGTGAACGACGCCAAATACAAGATCCAGGTGACGCGCGACCAGCTCGCCGCCAAGGAGATGAACGTCGGGCGCTTCTATCTGCTGCGCAAGAACTACCCCGCCGCGATCAACCGTTTCCACGACGTTCTCGGCAAGTATCAGATGACGCGCCATACCGAAGAGGCGCTCTATCGTCTCACTGAAGCCTATCTGGCGATGGGCGTCACCAACGAAGCGCAGACCGCCGCCGCCATCCTGGGGCATAATTACCCGGATTCGCAGTGGTATAAGGACGCTCACGCGCTGCTGAAAACCGACGGTCTCGAGCCGCACGAATACACAGATTCATGGCTCTCCAAGATCGGCAAGACGCTGCACGCGATCTAG